The Tripterygium wilfordii isolate XIE 37 chromosome 21, ASM1340144v1, whole genome shotgun sequence genome segment TCACTTGACCTGCCACATGCATAAAGGATATGGGCAAAGTAAAAATGTCAACCGAAATGCAGAGTGAACCTTAAGAAATACTTTATAAGAAAACTCGAATAATTCGAACGAAAAGTCAAAACTTATTATAGAGTTATTACAAATTTCACTTGAAACTTTATGGCCTGTTTTATGTATGAATATTTTGGCATCCTCCAGCCCTATCTCCTGTATGATTATTGTCCATTAAGATTCCATCAAAAAAGCACAGCGAATCCATGATCGGGCCGATTAATATTTCTTCCATTACATGTTTTACAagcttattcttatttttactCCGCAATGACTAGGACTTCAACATCCCCATCTATTGAGGAACGAAAAGTAAATTAAGGCATTTGATGCAGTAGAACAATAGTGATGTTTCCATTAAGAGATCTTGGCAAAAAAATAGTaagggaataaaaaaaatgtgcatTGGGTAAAAAGAAAGACAACTGCTATCCTTCGTCACATCGGTAAATAGAAGAAAGAGTGATTGCTGAGCAATTGTTATTCTTACAAATGATGACGAGTAATCAGGCGCTGGTAGTCACGAAGCAGGGGTCCAAGCTCCTTAAGTGGTATTGATCTAGGTGCAGAATTTCTCCAGCGGTCACGAAGAGCCTGAATTGCCTTTTCTCCCACCACAGAAACTAGTGTCAGTTTAAACAACTATAACTTATAAGATGCGTCCTCAAATTATACAAACCATATAAATCAGATAAACCTGAGGAGTGTTGAAAACTTTATCTCCAATGAACCCTGATGCAAGTTCCAGAAATTCTTTGTCTTCTAATTCATCTATAATTTGAAGCCTAGAACCAGAAAGTGCAAAGGAAATGTTCAATCTCTTTTGTAATTCTGTAATAGCATATTCCTCTCCATCTCCTTCCTAGTTAAATAAGGCAAGAAAGAAACAAGATTACGGTTAATAAATGAGTTCAAGTTGATCAAGAGCAAAATAGAATCATTACATGGATGATTACATATTACAACTCAGGTTTCATTTATGCAGTAATGAATTTAGTCAATGAAAGTTTATAAATTTCAATCTGACATTCCAACCAAAATCTGAATGCATATTCCTGACGGAAATTCCAAAAATTGAATCTTGCATGCAGTAACATACCATAAGGGTCCTGCATATGAACTCTCTGTTAACTTAAGGGGTATTATCATTGCTTacgattaaaaaaatgaaatttattgtGTCCTTAGCAATTTCAGCAATACATTTGCATAGTGAATATATGGCCAAGATAACCAACAGAATTTCAGTTCAATTAAATCAGAAGTTATTAGGTGCTCTGCAAGTTGCACATGGACATTAGACAGTGGTTGAGGTTGTTGCAGCTGTTGCCTTGATACCTTAAAAGCAGACCGAATGCTGTCATTTGCTGTAGCCATATCCTTGTTTTCAGAAAGAGTTTTTGGTGGCGATGCTAACACTCGCTTTGAAATAGGATCGTCTAGaaaacaagcaaagaaaaataagtaacaaaaaataaagcaaCAGAAAGGATGATGGTTGAATTTTGGTACCTTCTGGAACCAACCACCATAGATCGCTGAATGTTGACTGCCCGTCAAAGCCACCAAATAGAAGATAACGTGAACCAATGCATGTCATAGAATGGTATGCTCGTGCAGGAGGGGGATCATTGCCGGTAGGCAAGCGCTTCCATTGCGCAGAAACTAAGAGAAAAAAGATAATTACAAGATCATTAACATGTGTTTAAGGCAAAAAAAGAGGTTTAcactattttattttgattatatttttttttatgtgtaagTCTTTATTAAATAAAGTGCATTAGAGGCACAAGAAAAGTCAAGTAAAGAGCAGCATAAATTCCAGTAGAAAACAGGACATTGCTTAGGTCATGGAATGATTTGCAATTGGTAAACCACAGTGTATTCAAACAAATATCTCTTATAAGATATTGCATTTCGCATTTCTAAGAAATTACTAAAGCCCCATCACTTCGAAGAAATAAAAGAGGCACACAACAATTTGATTGTAATTCCAAAAGGACAAACATTACCTATCAATGTCAAATTTTTCCTGATTCTTTATGACCATCTTCCACAATAATAACTTAATGCCAAATGAAAGGTTACTTGACCTCAAGTATGCTAATCATATTGTGTTAGTTTTTCACAGAAAGAGTCTCAGTTGGAGGAAGTCAATACAGTCTTTGCATTGAAGGATATATAATCCATTTAACAAAATCATGGCAGATCCGAGAGACTCCACTAAAAGTTCAAGAAGTACTGATGAAAAGCACTCACCCCTGTCTAAAACAATGCAATCGTTGTAATAAATGTCATAACGACTCAACCAACCAGCTGTTCCATGCCCTCCAAATAGTAAGAGCTGCAAGAAATCATTTCCAATAAAAGGTCAATGAACCATACTGATTTAGGGGCTTGATGTATTTCTGACACTATCAATAGGTAAGAGTGCATGAAGAAGCTAGATAAATCTCCCCAATGAAATTATCTTATGGAAGAAAAAATTCCAAGTAAATGTCAATGAAAATTACGGAAGCTTATTGATCATAAATCACAAACAATATAAAactgcttttttttcttttctacctTAAAAACTTTCTAGTGCTATTTATACTTGACTTCTTATTTCGCCATATACACGAGCTATAAAATATAACCCTACTCAAAACAAATACAAGGAATTCAACTCATAAATACAAGTTGGGCCGGCTTATGTTCTTTTAAATATGAAATGCCCAAGCTCTACTTTCCAGTTCCATCTCTTAGAATTtagaaataaatgaaaaatgttTCCAGAGTTACTTTGTCCTTGACAGAACATGAGATCAACATGTACGCAGAAGAAATGACGTATAAAATTTTTAGAAACACATATATGCAGAAATTCAGAAAGGGCTTAGAATTGTCATTACATAGTGCCCTCCAGAAGTGACAGTATGCCCACAGCGAGGAGATGGAGATTGACCTGGAAGCTTCAATTGGGTCCATCCAGGTGTCTCAATCTCTTCCTTCCACAACAAAGAGAAAACATAAACTCAAGTCAGATCACAAAATTCTCATCAACTCAACATGCCAACATTCTAATTGAAAGAGAGAATTTAGAAAAGCATTCACAATAGACAAACTTGAACAACCAAATGCACCTATATTCTGGACATGGATCTTATTTTTGAATACTGAGAGTCACTGGGTTTTgcacttaattattttttactacAATACTACTACACGAGAATATTTGACACTCAACAGCAGGATAGTGTCATTCACAACTTTTGATGGGCAAATAGCTATTTAAACAATTAAACTAGGCCAGAAAACTGAATAGATACTAGATAGAAATCAATGTGCATCAGAAGGTTTTGATAACTGAAAATCGCAATGTGCATAAGAATGTTTAGCAGGGGATACGTAAATAAGAATCACACCTTCTTCAATAAGGCCCTTCAGAGCCCATAAATCACCCATGATTGGTCCACCTCCACCTGAGAAAGTCAATGTATTAGTAGTCAAAATAAAGCAATGCGAACCAGTACTAACAGATTTTGCTAGGCCCAATATTAGAATTTGAAAcacatttcattttcttttggctGTACCAGCACAGCTACATCAAAGCACAAATAGGGGTCCAATTAATTATCTGAACATTTATAACACTGATTCTGATTCTTAGTATCAGTAATGCATGGGAATACAGATATACAGGAAATTGGAAAAGAATGAAATGAGATAATAGTGTCTCTAGCCATGTTGTTTCTATACTTTTCACCACATCAACAAGTATCACATTATCTGTCATTGGAGTCTTGGTTTCATAGTAGACTGCATACAAGAGCAATGTAGACCATGTTTTAAGAGGTTAGgacggggaaaaaaaaaagataaacaattctcatgcacaaggctctcgcagTGGATAGGGTCGGAGACAGGCAAGATGAACGCAGCCTTCCCCTGCATAATATGCGGAGAGCCTGTTTCCAAGGTTTAAACATGGTTACTCTAAGTTGCGCCTCTGCAACTTAACCACTAGCCACATGTTCATCTGTAGGTTGGgaaggaagaacaaaaaaaaataaatgaaaataaaatgcaGCAAAGCAACATTCTAAATATATAGGATCTTTTATGATTATGAAAAGTCGTGCCGCTTATCAATTTTTAGCGCTTACCAATTTTTAATCGAAAAGGAAATAACCAAGAGAATGAAACTTCAGTTTTACCAAATTATTATGCAGCAGTCACATAGTCCTtagaataaatataattcttcgGCATAAAGTTAGCTTGTGCTCAAAGattaacaacaataataaaaaaaaaaacttatttttcGTATGGTGAAACTAAATGCTATGTCACCTCTGCCACCATAGACAAGCAACCGTTTCTCAACCATGGTAGCTGTATGGCCACATCTTGGCGGTGGAAGTGTTCCAGAAACTGCCAGCTCCATCCACTCCAGTGACACTATTGGAAGGCAAAAATCAGTTTATGAGCCATTTTAACGAAGAAGGCATTTTACTAAATACCAGTGTTGTCAATGCGCAAAGCGCACTTCAAGCGCAAAGGCATTGCGTTGCTTCAAAGCGCAAAGCGCACTTTAAGCGCACGCTTTAAGTACTTGAAGCACAATattcataaaatatttaataaatttagtAATAACAAGAAGTTATATGTAtttcatcacaaaaacaaatatcaAGTTCATATATAATAATGAACAGCACTACCGTGAATATAAAATAATGTTTATCACTGTTAGACAGCactagtttgatataaaataatCATTCATAGTCACTACAGCACTGTGAATCTgtgatataaaaaaatgtaacaaatatatttatatttgataagaaattgaaTATATAGACACTCTGACTGAATCTGTGATATGtaaaaatatataacaaaaaagaaaaaagaacaaaaaagctTCACGAACATACAAACAGGAGGCACGACACGAGCACAGGCCACGAGGCACAGAGTCTTCTTGCAGTCGCAATCGACAGAAGCTTGAGTCGCACAGAGTCGACTTGCAATCGATCCGCAGAGTCGCACACTCTCCAGTGGAGTcggaagagagagaagggatCGAAGATGAAGCGTGTCATACAAAGTCGTGAGAGGTAGTTCAAGAAACCACGGCGTGAATGACTTGGGGCTAGGGCTGCCATGGTGGGTTCGAGATTTCCTAACAATCTAGCCTATACCATGCCCAAAAAGCCCTTTTAAAC includes the following:
- the LOC119989669 gene encoding protein GLUTELIN PRECURSOR ACCUMULATION 3; amino-acid sequence: MHYWIRADSADFAGPLPQPRSGHTAVLIGKSKVVVFGGLVDKKFLGDVVVYDIENKLWFQPQCSGSGSDGQVAPSARSFHVAVAIDCHMFIFGGRSGSKRLGDFWVLDTDIWQWSELTSFGDLPSPRDFSAASAIGNRRIVMYGGWDGKKWLSDVYVLDTMSLEWMELAVSGTLPPPRCGHTATMVEKRLLVYGGRGGGGPIMGDLWALKGLIEEEIETPGWTQLKLPGQSPSPRCGHTVTSGGHYLLLFGGHGTAGWLSRYDIYYNDCIVLDRVSAQWKRLPTGNDPPPARAYHSMTCIGSRYLLFGGFDGQSTFSDLWWLVPEDDPISKRVLASPPKTLSENKDMATANDSIRSAFKEGDGEEYAITELQKRLNISFALSGSRLQIIDELEDKEFLELASGFIGDKVFNTPQAIQALRDRWRNSAPRSIPLKELGPLLRDYQRLITRHHLSSDGSDIQFLESGVPGKETYEYYHIKSASQLRMDDIPKLLAEYIQLSPV